From the genome of Nitrospirota bacterium:
GTCCAAGCCTCTCATGATGCCCTCACGGGCCTCTGGAACCGAGGCGCCATCCAGCGCATCCTGGAGCAGGAGTTCGACCGCGCGCAACGCACGGAGGCGCCGCTGGGGCTCGTACTGGGCGACCTGGATCTGTTCAAGCAAGTCAACGATACCTACGGGCACCTGGCCGGAGACACCGTGTTGCGGCAGGTGGCCGCCGCGTTGCAACAGTCCATGCGCGGGTACGACGCGGTGGGACGTTACGGGGGGGAGGAGTTCCTCGTCCTGCTGCCCGGCTGCGATCTTTCAAATGCCCGCCTGGCCGCGGAGCGGCTCAGAGCCTGCATCGAAGACCTGCCGATCGTGATCGAAGCGAGACCCGGCCGAAGTCAAACGATCCGCGTCACCATGAGTCTCGGCCTGGCAGTCTCGGCCCCGTCGCACCGGCCTGCCGATTCGGACGCCTTGATCTACGAAGCCGATTCCGCCCTCTACCGGCTGAAGGGGACCGACAGACGCAACCGAGTCGAGCTGTTTCTGCCGGAACTCACCGACAGTCCCTTGGCGAATCAATAAGCTGACACGTTGTCGCGAGTTAAAAAGTCTATAAAGTCGGAAAGTCTATCAAGTCTTGGGTCAAAGAACTTTTGGACTTTCAGACTTTCCAACTT
Proteins encoded in this window:
- a CDS encoding diguanylate cyclase; the encoded protein is MQVLIAEDDPISRLALDTKLTQWGYQVVGCADGEEAVRALQGPSAPELAILDWDMPGLSGPDVCREVRKRQQEPYLYLIILTAKDEKEDLIAALEAGADEYLRKPFDPQELKARLRTGQRILNLQRELIASRETLRVQASHDALTGLWNRGAIQRILEQEFDRAQRTEAPLGLVLGDLDLFKQVNDTYGHLAGDTVLRQVAAALQQSMRGYDAVGRYGGEEFLVLLPGCDLSNARLAAERLRACIEDLPIVIEARPGRSQTIRVTMSLGLAVSAPSHRPADSDALIYEADSALYRLKGTDRRNRVELFLPELTDSPLANQ